One stretch of Narcine bancroftii isolate sNarBan1 chromosome 8, sNarBan1.hap1, whole genome shotgun sequence DNA includes these proteins:
- the LOC138741223 gene encoding transgelin-like isoform X1 yields the protein MTIGRLFSRFQAQASHTVEAVNSPTSVRPVIRLDQPINMANQGPTYGLSKSIQSKIEKKYEPELEERLVEWIVAQCGSEVGRPEAGRVGFQVWLKDGTVLSHLINSLYSEDQKPLKKIQTSDKAFKQMEQVSQFLIAAEKYGVNKTDIFQTVDLWEAKDLAGVQRTLMALGSIAVTKNDGHYHGDLQWFHKKAQENKREFTEEQLRQGQNIIGLQMGSNQGASQAEMGGYGNIRQIISMKKT from the exons ATGACGATAGGGAGACTTTTTAGCCGGTTCCAGGCACAAGCTTCGCACACTGTAGAAGCAGTGAACTCACCAACATCTGTCCGTCCTGTAATACG ACTTGACCAACCTATAAACATGGCCAACCAAGGACCCACATATGGACTTAGTAAATCCATTCAAAGTAAAATTGAGAAGAAGTATGAACCAGAACTGGAGGAGCGGCTAGTGGAATGGATTGTTGCCCAATGTGGGTCAGAAGTGGGTCGACCAGAGGCTGGAAGAGTAGGCTTCCAGGTTTGGCTTAAGGATGGAACT gtacTGAGCCATCTGATAAACAGTCTCTATTCCGAGGACCAGAAACCACTCAAGAAGATTCAGACCAGTGATAAGGCTTTCAAACAAATGGAGCAAGTTTCGCAATTTCTTATAGCTGCTGAAAAATATGGTGTCAATAAAACAGACATCTTCCAGACTGTGGACCTCTGGGAAG CAAAGGActtggctggagtccaaaggacCCTCATGGCCTTGGGAAGTATTGCAGTAACAAAGAACGATGGACATTACCACGGTGATCTACAATGGTTTCACAA AAAAGCACAAGAGAACAAGCGTGAATTTACGGAAGAACAGCTGCGCCAGGGACAGAACATCATCGGCCTACAGATGGGAAGCAACCAGGGAGCATCACAGGCTGAAATGGGTGGCTATGGAAATATCAGGCAGATTATCAGCATGAAGAAAACCTAA
- the LOC138741223 gene encoding transgelin-like isoform X2 — protein sequence MANQGPTYGLSKSIQSKIEKKYEPELEERLVEWIVAQCGSEVGRPEAGRVGFQVWLKDGTVLSHLINSLYSEDQKPLKKIQTSDKAFKQMEQVSQFLIAAEKYGVNKTDIFQTVDLWEAKDLAGVQRTLMALGSIAVTKNDGHYHGDLQWFHKKAQENKREFTEEQLRQGQNIIGLQMGSNQGASQAEMGGYGNIRQIISMKKT from the exons ATGGCCAACCAAGGACCCACATATGGACTTAGTAAATCCATTCAAAGTAAAATTGAGAAGAAGTATGAACCAGAACTGGAGGAGCGGCTAGTGGAATGGATTGTTGCCCAATGTGGGTCAGAAGTGGGTCGACCAGAGGCTGGAAGAGTAGGCTTCCAGGTTTGGCTTAAGGATGGAACT gtacTGAGCCATCTGATAAACAGTCTCTATTCCGAGGACCAGAAACCACTCAAGAAGATTCAGACCAGTGATAAGGCTTTCAAACAAATGGAGCAAGTTTCGCAATTTCTTATAGCTGCTGAAAAATATGGTGTCAATAAAACAGACATCTTCCAGACTGTGGACCTCTGGGAAG CAAAGGActtggctggagtccaaaggacCCTCATGGCCTTGGGAAGTATTGCAGTAACAAAGAACGATGGACATTACCACGGTGATCTACAATGGTTTCACAA AAAAGCACAAGAGAACAAGCGTGAATTTACGGAAGAACAGCTGCGCCAGGGACAGAACATCATCGGCCTACAGATGGGAAGCAACCAGGGAGCATCACAGGCTGAAATGGGTGGCTATGGAAATATCAGGCAGATTATCAGCATGAAGAAAACCTAA